CAACTCCATACCGCCCCACACTAACTGCCAGATTTAGTGCGAGAGGAGAATCAGGCACAGCGATCGCTATACTTTCTTGAAAGTAATAATCAAAGATTATTACTTATTTTTTATTAGAAATATTTTGACCAATTAGACTTCACAAAAATCCATAAAGGATTATTAGTAAAAAAATTCTTCAAGGTGTAAAAAATGGTTTTAAAAATCGAGCATTATTCTCTCTTATTAATAGTAGTTTTTATAATTACTATTCTTTCAGGAGGGTGTGCAAACAGTTCATATGATCCTGGTATAGAAAATCCCATCACTACAGTGCCAACCGCTGAACAAACGACTATTCCTGCAAGTTTATATGAAAACAGCACTCTTAAAGTAAAACTGCCCGGACCTATAGATCCTCCTGCTCCTCCGGTCTCTTATGATGACGAAACGAAACAAATGCTGGTTGAAAATGCTAAAAAAGAAATATTGAGAGTTTTTCCAGAAATCAAGGAATCATCATTAAACGATTATAAATGGGATGCAGGTAATTATGGCGGGTACTATGCTCCTGTAATAAAATTTGAAAATGTTGTCGATGAATCCAAAACAAAAGAAAGACTTGCAAAAGATAAATGGTTTACAGAACATATCGTAGAGATATCAGTTGATCCGGAAACAGGGCAAATATTGGATTATAAAGGACTTACCGGTTATTCAGGAACTCCCGAAGAGATCATATCATATGAGGTAGCTAAAGAACATGCAATGGATTTCTTTATAAATGCAATAGGAGAGGAACAATATAATGAAAACAAGGATAATTATTCCGTTTATGTAATGGATAATAAAATTGCATATAAAAACGATGCATTCACGACTATCAGTTTAATTATACACAATTCCCATAACGGGGTTAAATACATGGGTGACAGGGCTATAGTCGAATATGATTTGACAATCGATGCAGTTGATAACTATGTAAACTTCTTCAGGGACCCTGAATTCCATACGAAAATCACCACTTTGTCTCCTGAACCTGATATAACACTGGACGAAGCGAAGGAAATTTTTGAAGCGAAAATGAATGAAAATAACCCGGGGAAAGATCTTAAGATAGAATATCACGAAAATTACGAAGGTGCGGTCTTACCGTCGGGTTACTATTGCTCGCTTAACTGGCTGGATTCAGCGTATTATATGAATATCAGTGACGGTTATGTACGTGAGCCCCTCAAACTCGTATGGCGGTTCTATTTTAATACCGGGGATATGAGAAATAATCCATCTGAAACTGTCCGCCAGGTCTGTGTCGATGCACATACGGGAGAGATTGTGTATCTCAAATATAGAGATATTTGCATTCCTGCCAACATATAATTTTTAAGATTAGAGATCTATTTCAACCCCATTTAGTTCTACATTATAAAAAGCGTAGACGATCGTTCAATAAGATGTTTAAGGGATTCCAATTTATTCATTCATATGTAGACTGTCTAAGAATCGCGTTCATTTATCAGGGAGTAACCAAAGAAACATGAACTCTAGCAAAAATAAAAAAACAACATCCGCCACATAAATCCTATTAAGAAAGTAGAACAGACTAACAGTAAATTTGTTAAAAACTCAATTAAATCAGATTTAATCTTAAATGGGGGTAAATATGATAAAAACTGAAAACCTCACCAAGGAATACAACGGAAAAAACGCGGTCGACAACCTCAACCTCGAAGTCGGAGACGGGGAAGTCTTCGGTTTTCTCGGCCCGAACGGGGCGGGAAAGAGTACGACCATCCTGATGCTCACGGGAATGATCGAGCCCACCTCCGGTACATGCACGATAGAAGGAGTAAACGTTGCGTTAAATCCGCTCAAGGGAAAGGAGATCCTCGGTTACCTCCCTGAAGATGTCGGGTTCTACAGGAATCTCACCGGGTACGAAAATCTCGACTACCTCGGAAAATTCTACCCTATTGAAAAAAGCGAGAGGGAAGATCGGATCGAGAGACTCTTAAAAAGCGTCAGGCTCAACGGGGTAACCCAGAAAGTAGGCGAATATTCAAGGGGAATGAACCAGAGACTCGGGCTCGCCCTTGCTCTTTTGAACGACCCGAAGGTCGTGATCCTCGACGAACCGACTGCAAACCTAGACCCGGAAGGAGTACTCAGGTACAGGGAGATAATAAAAGAGCTGGAAAAAGAAGGAAAGACAGTCCTTATCTGCTCACATATCCTCTCCGAAGTCCGGGCAGTCTGCACGACACTCGGAATAATCTCGCAGGGAAAACTCGTTGCAAAAGGGTCCGTCGAAGAAGTCGAAGACGAACTCATCAGGCAGAGCGGCACAAGGCAGAAGATCGTTATCAAATCCATAAACCCGGATCTTTATGCAGAGATCGAGTCGATCAAAAATCCCGACATTCTTGAGATCGAAAAGACGAATGACCGTATCGAGATCTCGGTTGAAAGTGATATCCGGCCTGTCCTCGCAGAAAAATTAAAAGATCACTGCTCAGGAATAACAGAGATGTATCTTGACCGGCCGGTGCTTGAAGACTTATTTCTGAAGGTTTACAGGAGGGAATAGATATTGGATCTCACAAGACTAGCGATAATTTCCCAAAAGGAGTTCTCGGATCATATAACCAGTAAAAAATTAATCCTAATACTCATCATATTCTGTCTAATTCTTGCTGTAGAGACTGCAAACGGAGTTGCATCTTACAATGAAGCATTAGAAAAATATGCAAACGGCGATTCAACCGAAATATATCAACCGACTGCTGTAAGGGTATTTTTAGGAATTGTAAATGCCATAGGTGTTGATGGTCTTGGAATAGTCATAGGTTTAGCGTTTGGTTTCGACCTGGTCTCAGGCGAACGCGAGGACAGATCCCTGAAAACAATTCTATCACAGCCGTTATATCGCGATGAACTGATAAACGGCAAAGCAATTGGAGGCATTGTTGCTCTTACTCTAATCACTTTAGCAGGATTTGCAATTGTTTTTGCAGTAATGCTTATTTTGGGAATTGTTCCAAACATTAATGAGATATTCGGTATAGGGATAATATGGTTTTTGACCCTTTTACTTATAATTACTTCCTTTTCTTTATCATTAATGACCTCGGTGATTGCAAACACAAGCAGTGGATCTTTAATCTTGGCGCTGGTAATTATTTTTATTACGCTTCTTGTTATCCCCGTAGGTGGAGGAGCATTAGGTACCTATATTCTGTTTGGATCTCCTCCCGAGGAACCAACCTCAAATCTGGTTTCCTATGCTGAATATACTTCATACCAGGAAATGCAGGCAG
This window of the Methanolacinia paynteri genome carries:
- a CDS encoding PepSY domain-containing protein, which gives rise to MVLKIEHYSLLLIVVFIITILSGGCANSSYDPGIENPITTVPTAEQTTIPASLYENSTLKVKLPGPIDPPAPPVSYDDETKQMLVENAKKEILRVFPEIKESSLNDYKWDAGNYGGYYAPVIKFENVVDESKTKERLAKDKWFTEHIVEISVDPETGQILDYKGLTGYSGTPEEIISYEVAKEHAMDFFINAIGEEQYNENKDNYSVYVMDNKIAYKNDAFTTISLIIHNSHNGVKYMGDRAIVEYDLTIDAVDNYVNFFRDPEFHTKITTLSPEPDITLDEAKEIFEAKMNENNPGKDLKIEYHENYEGAVLPSGYYCSLNWLDSAYYMNISDGYVREPLKLVWRFYFNTGDMRNNPSETVRQVCVDAHTGEIVYLKYRDICIPANI
- a CDS encoding ABC transporter ATP-binding protein, which gives rise to MIKTENLTKEYNGKNAVDNLNLEVGDGEVFGFLGPNGAGKSTTILMLTGMIEPTSGTCTIEGVNVALNPLKGKEILGYLPEDVGFYRNLTGYENLDYLGKFYPIEKSEREDRIERLLKSVRLNGVTQKVGEYSRGMNQRLGLALALLNDPKVVILDEPTANLDPEGVLRYREIIKELEKEGKTVLICSHILSEVRAVCTTLGIISQGKLVAKGSVEEVEDELIRQSGTRQKIVIKSINPDLYAEIESIKNPDILEIEKTNDRIEISVESDIRPVLAEKLKDHCSGITEMYLDRPVLEDLFLKVYRRE
- a CDS encoding ABC transporter permease, yielding MDLTRLAIISQKEFSDHITSKKLILILIIFCLILAVETANGVASYNEALEKYANGDSTEIYQPTAVRVFLGIVNAIGVDGLGIVIGLAFGFDLVSGEREDRSLKTILSQPLYRDELINGKAIGGIVALTLITLAGFAIVFAVMLILGIVPNINEIFGIGIIWFLTLLLIITSFSLSLMTSVIANTSSGSLILALVIIFITLLVIPVGGGALGTYILFGSPPEEPTSNLVSYAEYTSYQEMQADYNKVSETVQDFCNFFSIRSVYEEITIPITSPSSYIIEKVGLGEFFSNPDSAKSVGEPTFWTIIKDKWIKVIVFITWPVLFFGIAYLRFMRSDLR